In a genomic window of Acidobacteriota bacterium:
- a CDS encoding putative Ig domain-containing protein has protein sequence MWHLRQNAFHLWPAVALSAVLALLLLFNLSPGFAQPQPPPDLTIRKTHASDFPIGFMGRYDITVSNAANAGPATGPITVTDNLPFNLGLSNGFGAGWTCAGATSVTCTHAGPLAAGASLPMLQLSVTVGLSTPAGTNSITNIANVGTPGETNTSNNVASDATTVLKQNTQTVITSVSPNPALNCAPVMISFAVNNAGLGGAPRTGTVVVTDGMNSCTSTLSSSTGSCKLNVPAAGAHTLTATYAGNADFNGSTSAPVTVQVNANTPPVLGAYPNTTIQVARNTGIVPSQPPRDDSAIVSMTANLIGSVQLEYPLSINPNTGVIFVTTAYPLGSYPIRVTATDDCGATTSTTFTINVVCATLNILPALLANAYRGSAYGELLRAENAVFPVKFSVASGTLPPGLTLSEDGYLSGTPTANGTFTFTVKATDLAGCVGARAYTLDQSCKALTLNPPNLIDGREGQFYGQSLEARGGLWPYTFTLQSGALPPGLSFSTESPGYLSGTPTQLGSYTFAVKVTDANGCAVTHSYAVKIECGTVTLKPETLREPVVGTAYSQQLSASGSTTPYLFSVASGTLPPGLSLSSAGLLAGTPTQGGTYPFTIKAVAVNGCDGTQRYVVGCPTITVNPNGGNVPTGGRFTASGGVAPYTFSLLGMLPYGMTFSSDGQLGGFPISGGVFPFTIKATDANGCNGTNNYVLDLTLRPTINNLIPSAVVAGRGAFTLTINGGNMLSNATLTWNGVERPVSYVNSTQLRAEISAADVAQAKMILLTVNNPPPLGSPSQVFPFTIYPSATRFEGDVWPRLGGDGAVEASDVRQMARFALKLDALTGAEFQRADCAPSQTRGDGRFDLTDVVQAQHYANGIGVLAEAGGPTATPSENEESASAEWQTQPSGPLTLSGGAFTRGQIGALTVNLNAGGLETALSFTLHYDSARLTFLEAVKADVFGNAEVFGNDTQPGKLGVVFMLAAGQRMPGGANTLLNLRFVPHGGADSETLAFTFSDELAVRATVTIDSFFALTQQALTTVNHTGTLGGTAPAFLSAASFSGGATLAPNSVVAAFGTALASANATATSVPLPVSLGGTTVTITDRTNVQHSAPLFFVSPTQINFLLPAGVAAGAATVSIRSSAGTTISGLLRVNAVAPGLFAAAANGRGLAAAQFLRVLNDTQRFEPAARFDTATGQFVAVPFEFSQAGEEVFLVLYGSGMRGRSALAAVTATLGGAPLEVVFAGNQGSLAGLDQVNLRLPRTLAGQGESDVVLTVDGRTANPVRVHIK, from the coding sequence ATGTGGCATCTGCGACAAAACGCTTTCCATCTCTGGCCTGCCGTGGCCCTGAGCGCCGTGCTTGCATTGCTACTGCTCTTCAACCTGAGCCCCGGTTTCGCCCAACCGCAACCGCCCCCCGATCTGACCATCCGCAAAACGCACGCGAGCGATTTCCCCATCGGCTTCATGGGCCGCTACGACATCACCGTCAGCAACGCGGCGAATGCCGGGCCGGCGACGGGGCCGATCACGGTGACGGATAACTTGCCCTTCAATCTGGGCTTGTCGAACGGCTTCGGCGCGGGCTGGACGTGCGCGGGCGCGACTAGCGTGACGTGCACGCACGCCGGGCCGCTGGCGGCGGGCGCGAGTTTGCCAATGTTGCAATTGAGCGTCACCGTCGGCCTCAGCACACCCGCCGGAACGAACAGCATCACGAACATTGCGAACGTCGGCACGCCGGGTGAAACGAACACGAGCAACAATGTGGCGAGCGATGCAACAACGGTGCTCAAACAGAATACGCAAACGGTGATTACCAGCGTCAGCCCAAATCCGGCGTTGAATTGCGCGCCGGTGATGATCAGCTTCGCCGTCAACAACGCGGGCCTGGGCGGCGCGCCGCGCACGGGCACAGTGGTGGTGACGGATGGCATGAACAGTTGCACGAGCACGTTGAGCAGTTCGACCGGCAGTTGCAAATTGAACGTGCCCGCAGCAGGCGCGCACACATTGACGGCGACTTATGCGGGCAACGCCGATTTCAACGGCAGCACGTCTGCGCCCGTGACGGTGCAGGTCAATGCCAATACGCCGCCGGTGTTGGGGGCGTATCCAAACACGACGATCCAGGTTGCGCGCAATACCGGAATTGTTCCTTCGCAACCACCACGCGACGACAGCGCCATTGTCAGTATGACCGCCAACTTGATTGGTAGCGTGCAACTCGAATACCCACTCAGCATCAATCCCAACACAGGCGTGATCTTTGTGACCACGGCATATCCCCTGGGCAGCTACCCGATTCGCGTGACGGCGACGGATGATTGCGGCGCGACAACCAGCACGACGTTCACAATCAACGTGGTGTGCGCGACGCTCAACATCCTGCCCGCGCTGCTCGCCAATGCTTATAGAGGTTCAGCGTATGGTGAATTGCTGCGCGCCGAGAATGCGGTATTTCCGGTCAAATTCAGTGTGGCGAGCGGCACGTTGCCGCCCGGCTTGACCTTGAGCGAAGACGGTTATCTTTCAGGCACGCCGACTGCGAACGGCACGTTCACCTTCACCGTCAAAGCCACCGACCTCGCCGGTTGCGTCGGCGCGCGCGCATACACGCTCGATCAAAGTTGTAAGGCGCTTACGCTCAATCCGCCTAATTTGATTGACGGACGCGAAGGCCAGTTTTACGGGCAAAGTCTCGAAGCGCGCGGCGGGCTTTGGCCTTACACCTTCACGCTGCAAAGCGGCGCATTGCCGCCGGGTTTGAGTTTTTCGACCGAGAGTCCCGGTTACTTGTCCGGCACACCCACGCAACTCGGCAGCTATACGTTCGCGGTCAAAGTGACCGATGCGAATGGTTGCGCGGTGACGCATAGTTACGCGGTCAAAATCGAATGCGGCACAGTCACGCTCAAACCGGAAACCTTGCGCGAACCGGTCGTGGGCACGGCGTACAGCCAGCAACTCAGCGCCAGCGGCAGCACGACGCCATACCTGTTCAGCGTGGCGAGCGGCACGCTGCCGCCGGGCCTGAGCTTGTCAAGCGCCGGTTTACTCGCGGGCACGCCAACGCAAGGCGGCACATATCCCTTCACCATCAAAGCCGTGGCCGTGAATGGTTGCGATGGCACGCAACGATACGTGGTCGGCTGTCCCACGATCACGGTCAATCCAAACGGGGGCAACGTACCGACAGGCGGGAGGTTTACGGCGAGCGGCGGCGTAGCGCCTTATACTTTCAGCTTACTGGGGATGTTGCCCTATGGCATGACCTTTAGCAGCGATGGGCAACTCGGAGGCTTTCCCATCTCTGGCGGCGTTTTTCCCTTCACGATCAAAGCAACCGACGCCAACGGTTGCAACGGCACGAACAATTACGTGCTGGATTTGACGCTGCGTCCCACCATCAACAATTTGATTCCGAGCGCAGTCGTGGCGGGGCGCGGCGCATTCACGCTGACGATCAACGGCGGCAACATGCTGAGCAACGCCACGCTGACGTGGAATGGCGTGGAGCGGCCGGTGTCATACGTGAATTCAACCCAATTGCGCGCGGAAATCAGCGCTGCTGATGTTGCGCAAGCAAAAATGATTCTGCTGACCGTCAACAACCCGCCGCCATTGGGCAGCCCTTCGCAAGTGTTTCCCTTCACCATCTATCCCAGCGCCACGCGCTTCGAGGGCGATGTCTGGCCGCGCCTCGGCGGCGACGGCGCTGTTGAAGCCAGCGACGTGCGGCAGATGGCGCGCTTTGCCTTGAAGCTGGATGCGCTGACAGGCGCGGAATTCCAACGCGCCGATTGCGCGCCCAGCCAGACGCGTGGCGATGGACGTTTCGACCTAACTGACGTCGTGCAAGCCCAGCATTACGCCAACGGCATCGGCGTTTTGGCTGAAGCAGGCGGCCCCACCGCAACGCCAAGCGAGAATGAAGAGAGCGCAAGCGCAGAATGGCAAACGCAACCCAGCGGCCCGCTCACCCTCAGCGGCGGCGCTTTCACGCGCGGCCAAATCGGCGCCTTGACGGTGAATCTCAACGCGGGCGGCCTTGAGACGGCGCTCAGCTTCACGCTCCATTACGACAGCGCGCGCTTGACCTTTCTGGAGGCGGTCAAGGCGGACGTCTTCGGCAACGCCGAAGTCTTCGGCAACGACACGCAGCCGGGCAAGCTGGGCGTCGTGTTCATGCTCGCGGCAGGCCAGCGTATGCCGGGCGGCGCGAATACGCTTTTGAATTTGCGCTTTGTGCCGCACGGCGGCGCGGACAGCGAGACGCTGGCGTTCACGTTCTCTGACGAATTAGCCGTGCGTGCCACGGTGACCATTGACAGCTTTTTTGCACTGACACAGCAGGCGCTGACGACCGTCAACCACACCGGCACGCTGGGCGGCACAGCGCCCGCGTTTCTTTCCGCCGCCAGTTTCAGCGGCGGCGCGACGCTCGCGCCCAATTCCGTCGTGGCCGCGTTTGGCACAGCCTTGGCGAGCGCGAACGCCACCGCGACGAGCGTGCCGTTGCCGGTTTCATTGGGCGGCACAACCGTGACCATCACCGACCGCACAAACGTGCAACACAGTGCGCCGCTCTTTTTCGTTTCGCCGACGCAAATCAATTTCCTGTTGCCCGCTGGTGTGGCCGCCGGCGCGGCGACCGTCAGCATTCGCAGCAGTGCGGGCACGACGATTAGCGGCTTGCTGCGCGTCAATGCCGTCGCCCCGGGCCTCTTTGCGGCGGCGGCGAATGGGCGCGGGCTGGCGGCGGCACAATTCCTGCGTGTGCTCAACGACACGCAACGCTTTGAACCGGCGGCCCGCTTCGACACGGCGACCGGTCAATTCGTCGCCGTGCCCTTTGAGTTCTCCCAAGCGGGCGAAGAGGTTTTCCTGGTGCTATACGGCAGCGGCATGCGCGGACGCAGCGCGCTGGCGGCGGTCACCGCAACATTAGGCGGCGCGCCGCTGGAAGTTGTTTTTGCAGGGAATCAAGGCAGTCTGGCTGGCCTGGATCAAGTCAATTTGCGGTTGCCGCGTACTTTGGCGGGACAGGGGGAAAGCGATGTTGTCTTGACCGTGGATGGCCGGACAGCCAATCCCGTGCGCGTGCATATCAAGTGA
- the selB gene encoding selenocysteine-specific translation elongation factor, translating to MKRIIVGTAGHIDHGKTALVKALTGVDADRLKEEKERGITIDIGFADLTVGDVHFGFVDVPGHERFVKNMLAGAHGLDLVMLVVAADESLMPQTREHFDICRLLEIKAGLIVITKCDMVDDEFAELVEAEVSEYVADSFLADAPILRVSSKTGAGIEQLKKTLAELAKQVTERDKAAVARLPIDRVFTIKGFGTVVTGTLVAGQIKTGDELEVYPSNTLRAKTRGLQVHGKGTHEAFAGERTAINLQGIDLDAVARGQTLAPAGRLRATQLLDVRLQLLKTAPRPLRSRARIHLHIGTAEALARVVLLEATELAPGAAGFAQLRLEAPVLALPTDHFIARSYSPTVTIGGGTVVDALPHKHRARAKAKVVAQLAALTIADAPERLALLVELAGEAGLDYAELAARSGAPDAVIKQAADKWTKSKRLLTIASTPLRLLAKTPFEELAKQVRATLKEFHQKTPLAAGMGREELREKLFAHTHADIFRAVITQLAERNEVAAEKDLLRLASHKVALTAEEQAAKDHLAKLYADAALQPLALEQAIAQALSALGPQHGIDNARAQRFAQMLINSGELVRVSDLLFHRTALEGLRPLLQQHKAQHGPKLEVGAFKDLTGISRKYAIPLLEHLDRLRVTRRVGEAREIL from the coding sequence ATGAAACGTATCATCGTCGGCACCGCCGGACACATCGACCACGGCAAGACCGCGCTCGTCAAAGCCCTGACGGGCGTGGATGCCGACCGTCTCAAAGAGGAAAAAGAGCGCGGCATCACGATTGATATTGGCTTTGCCGACCTGACCGTGGGCGATGTGCACTTCGGTTTTGTAGACGTGCCGGGTCACGAACGCTTCGTCAAAAACATGCTCGCGGGGGCGCACGGTCTCGATTTGGTGATGCTGGTCGTCGCGGCAGACGAGAGTCTGATGCCGCAAACGCGCGAACATTTCGACATCTGCCGCCTGCTCGAAATCAAAGCCGGCCTGATCGTCATCACCAAGTGCGACATGGTGGATGATGAATTCGCCGAACTGGTCGAGGCCGAAGTCAGCGAATATGTCGCCGACTCGTTTCTCGCCGATGCGCCCATCCTGCGCGTCAGTTCCAAAACCGGCGCGGGCATTGAGCAGTTGAAAAAGACGCTGGCCGAGCTGGCGAAACAAGTTACCGAACGCGACAAGGCCGCAGTGGCGCGTTTGCCGATTGACCGCGTCTTTACGATCAAAGGCTTCGGCACCGTCGTCACTGGCACGCTCGTCGCCGGACAGATCAAGACGGGCGATGAGTTGGAGGTTTATCCATCGAATACGCTGCGCGCCAAGACTCGCGGCTTACAAGTGCACGGCAAAGGCACGCACGAAGCTTTCGCCGGCGAACGCACGGCCATCAATCTGCAAGGCATTGACCTCGACGCCGTCGCGCGCGGCCAAACGCTCGCGCCCGCGGGCCGTTTGCGCGCCACGCAATTGCTGGATGTGCGTTTGCAACTGCTCAAAACCGCGCCGCGCCCGTTGCGTTCGCGCGCGCGCATACACCTGCACATCGGCACAGCCGAAGCGTTGGCGCGCGTCGTGTTGCTCGAAGCCACCGAACTCGCCCCCGGCGCGGCGGGCTTTGCCCAATTGCGTTTGGAAGCGCCGGTGCTCGCGCTGCCCACCGATCATTTCATCGCGCGCAGCTATTCGCCCACCGTCACCATCGGCGGCGGCACGGTCGTTGACGCGCTGCCCCACAAACATCGCGCGCGCGCCAAAGCCAAAGTCGTCGCACAACTCGCGGCGTTGACGATTGCCGATGCGCCTGAACGGCTGGCGTTGTTGGTCGAACTGGCGGGCGAAGCCGGGCTTGATTACGCCGAGCTAGCCGCGCGTTCAGGCGCGCCTGATGCGGTCATCAAACAAGCAGCGGACAAATGGACGAAGAGCAAACGCCTGCTCACCATCGCCAGCACGCCATTGCGCCTGCTTGCCAAAACGCCGTTTGAAGAGTTGGCGAAACAGGTGCGCGCGACGCTGAAAGAGTTCCACCAAAAGACGCCGCTCGCCGCCGGGATGGGCCGCGAAGAGTTGCGCGAAAAGCTCTTCGCCCATACGCACGCCGACATCTTCCGCGCCGTCATCACCCAACTGGCCGAACGCAACGAGGTCGCCGCCGAAAAAGACTTGCTGCGCCTCGCCTCGCACAAGGTCGCGCTCACAGCCGAAGAGCAAGCCGCCAAAGATCACCTCGCCAAACTTTACGCCGACGCCGCGCTGCAACCGCTCGCGCTGGAACAAGCCATTGCGCAGGCGTTGTCAGCACTGGGGCCGCAACACGGCATTGACAACGCCCGCGCGCAACGTTTCGCCCAGATGCTGATCAACAGCGGCGAACTGGTGCGCGTCAGCGATCTGCTCTTTCACCGCACAGCGCTCGAAGGATTGCGCCCGCTGCTGCAACAACACAAAGCCCAACACGGCCCCAAACTGGAAGTCGGCGCGTTCAAAGACCTGACCGGTATCTCACGCAAATACGCGATCCCGTTACTCGAACACCTCGACCGGTTGCGCGTGACGCGGCGCGTCGGCGAGGCGCGCGAGATTCTTTGA